One genomic window of Numida meleagris isolate 19003 breed g44 Domestic line chromosome 1, NumMel1.0, whole genome shotgun sequence includes the following:
- the ESD gene encoding S-formylglutathione hydrolase translates to MALKQVSSNKCFEGFQKVFEHDSTELKCKMRFGIYLPPKAETGKCPVLYWLSGLTCTEQNFITKAGFQQAAAEHGLIVVAPDTSPRGCNIEGEDESWDFGTGAGFYVDATEDPWKTNYRMYSYVKDELPKLINANFPTNPERMSVFGHSMGGHGALILALKNPGKYKSVSAFSPICNPMQCQWGKKALGGYLGSDVSKWEAYDATQLVKSYPDSRLDILIDQGKDDQFLSAGQLLPDNFIAACTERKIPVVFRLQQGYDHSYFFIATFINDHIKHHAKFLNA, encoded by the exons CCAGAAGGTGTTTGAACATGACAG CACAGagctaaaatgcaaaatgagattTGGAATCTACTTGCctccaaaagcagaaactgGAAAGTGTCCTGTACTGTATTGGCTTTCAG gGTTAACTTGCACGGAGCAGAATTTTATAACAAAAGCAGGTTTTCAgcaagctgcagctgagcatgGCCTTATTGTAGTTGCACCAGACACAAGCCCAC GTGGCTGCAATATTGAAGGAGAAGATGAAAGCTGGGATTTTGGTACCGGTGCTGGCTTTTATGTGGATGCCACTGAAGATCCTTGGAAAACAAACTATAGGATGTACTCCTACGTGAAGGATGAG TTGCCTAAACTGATAAATGCCAATTTTCCAACCAACCCCGAACGGATGTCTGTTTTTGGGCATTCCATGGGAGGTCATGGAGCTCTCATTCTTGCACTGAAGAATCCTGGAAAGTACAAA TCTGTATCGGCTTTTTCTCCTATCTGCAACCCTATGCAGTGCCAGTGGGGGAAGAAAGCCCTTGGTGGATATCTGGGATCAGATGTAAGCAAATGGGAG GCCTACGATGCTACGCAGCTTGTGAAGTCCTATCCAGACTCTCGCCTGGACATCCTGATTGATCAAGGCAAAGATGATCAGTTCCTATCAGCAGGCCAGCTGCTACCAGATAACTTCATCGCCGCCTGCACAGAGCGGAAAATCCCAGTAGTCTTCAGACTGCAGCAG GGCTACGATCACAGCTATTTTTTCATTGCTACGTTTATCAATGACCACATCAAACACCACGCAAAATTCCTTAATGCTTGA